One genomic window of Bradyrhizobium sp. CCGE-LA001 includes the following:
- a CDS encoding Lrp/AsnC family transcriptional regulator — MDRFGSIDAKDLKILEALQANARVPLSELGRSVGLSQPAVSERVKRLEEAGIIEGYGARINPRALGLGLMALVRLRTTHEHIKTCLKRFSEIPHIIEVHRVTGDDCFVLKVLVPAPEDLETIVDRIAGFGAVTTSLVLRSEPARPIGKDLVRKKAERT, encoded by the coding sequence TTGGATCGCTTCGGAAGCATCGACGCCAAGGATCTGAAGATCCTCGAGGCGTTGCAAGCCAATGCACGCGTGCCGCTGTCCGAGCTCGGCCGCTCCGTCGGACTGTCCCAGCCGGCGGTCTCCGAGCGCGTCAAGCGGCTCGAGGAAGCCGGGATCATCGAAGGCTACGGCGCCCGCATCAATCCGCGCGCGCTGGGGCTCGGCCTGATGGCGCTTGTACGCCTGCGCACCACGCATGAGCACATCAAGACCTGTCTCAAGCGGTTCAGCGAAATTCCCCACATCATCGAGGTCCATCGCGTGACGGGCGACGACTGCTTCGTGCTCAAGGTGCTCGTCCCGGCGCCGGAGGATCTCGAGACGATCGTGGACCGGATCGCCGGCTTTGGCGCCGTCACGACCTCGCTGGTGCTGCGAAGCGAGCCGGCGCGGCCGATCGGCAAGGATCTCGTCAGGAAAAAGGCCGAACGAACGTGA
- the wrbA gene encoding NAD(P)H:quinone oxidoreductase gives MTKVLVLYYSAYGHIEAMANAVAEGAREAGATVDIKRVPELVPAEVAKASHYKVDQAAPIAEIGDLANYDAIIVGTGTRFGRMASQMANFLDQAGGLWAKGALHGKVGGAFTSTATQHGGQETTLFSIITNLLHFGMVVVGMNYGFAGQMKLDEVTGGAPYGATTITGGDGSRQPSANELAGARYQGRQIAETARKLHG, from the coding sequence ATGACCAAAGTTCTCGTCCTGTATTATTCCGCCTACGGCCACATCGAAGCCATGGCCAATGCCGTCGCCGAAGGCGCGCGTGAGGCCGGTGCCACCGTCGACATCAAGCGCGTCCCGGAGCTGGTGCCGGCCGAGGTCGCGAAAGCCTCGCATTACAAGGTCGATCAGGCCGCTCCGATCGCCGAGATCGGGGATCTCGCCAATTACGACGCGATCATCGTCGGCACCGGCACCCGCTTCGGCCGCATGGCCTCGCAGATGGCGAACTTCCTCGACCAGGCCGGCGGGCTCTGGGCCAAGGGCGCGCTGCACGGCAAGGTCGGTGGCGCCTTCACGTCGACCGCGACCCAGCATGGCGGCCAGGAGACCACGCTGTTTTCGATCATCACGAACCTGTTGCATTTCGGCATGGTGGTGGTCGGCATGAACTACGGCTTCGCCGGGCAGATGAAGCTCGACGAGGTCACCGGCGGCGCGCCCTACGGCGCCACCACGATCACCGGCGGCGACGGCAGCCGCCAGCCCAGCGCCAACGAGCTCGCCGGCGCGCGCTATCAGGGCCGTCAGATCGCGGAGACCGCCAGGAAGCTGCATGGCTGA